From the genome of Nostoc punctiforme PCC 73102, one region includes:
- a CDS encoding helicase-related protein, which produces MPRIFDNIDLQLLPILRDTLKVSYRADFCVGYFNLRGWRKLDDLIEQYVGGETSCCRLLVGMQGLPSDEVHTAFTLGTGEGRLDNSTIIRLKKKIAAEFRQQLTIGAPTDDHEMGLRRLSRQLKTKKLVIKLFLAHPLHAKLYLVHRNDPNSPIVGFLGSSNLTLAGLRKQGELNVDILDHDATNKLQKWFEDRWKDYGCIDISKELAEIIDNSWAREELIPPYHIYLKIAYHLSHEAIAGISEFRIPREFNNLFDFQKAAVQLAARHVTRRGGVIVGDVVGLGKTLVGTALAKILQEDCFLETLIICPKNLTSMWQEYVDTYRLYAKVMPISKVQNLLPELRRYRVVLIDESHNLRNREGKRYRAIAEYITANESKCILLSATPYNKTYLDLSSQLRLFVPEDQDLGFRPETLINELGGGSLGELQFIRKYQCSVKSLAAFEKSEHSDDWRELMKRYMVRRTRSFIKDNYAKSDPNSSSLSQDKQKVTRKYLEFTDGRRSYFPDRLPRTIKFTLDSSNDSYSSLYSEAVIQVINQLNLPRYGLGNYVLAKSKQPPTDAEQRQISGLFRGGRRLMGFSRTNLFKRLESSGSAFIQSIERHILRNFIYLYALENELDIPIGTQDAELLDTRNNDEDADSVIASLFDIEIEEDDLTSLPHSPQAEKGGKVGEEIFTPPAGMGSAEKVFRQRAESIYQEYTTRYQRRFKWLRSSLFDIKKLKKDLLADAKALINILQNIGKWNSQADEKLIALINLLTKTHPNEKVLIFTQFADSVRYITDNLQAKNITKVAGVTGQSQYPTELTGKFSPVSNNQRHRVLSTDELRILIATDILSEGHNLQDCAIIVNWDLPWAIIRLIQRAGRVDRIGQNAQEILCYSFLPAEGVERIINLRGRLKQRLQENAEVVGTDEAFFEDDDAQVIWDLYNEKSGILDGDEDAEVDLTSEAFQIWKKATDNNPGLKKTIEEMPNVVYSTREHIPRIVQPEGVLMYMKTTEGNDSLIYVDRNGNSVTQSQIAVLKMASCDEYTLAIAKDKQHHNLVKKGAELLAEEEKNMGGQLGRPSGARFRSYERLKSYAQEMKGTLFVNEELLKAIDEIYRYPLRQSALDTLNRQLRSGISSQQLAELVVALRMDDRLCIVSEEIEKREPQIICSLGLFEK; this is translated from the coding sequence ATGCCACGCATATTTGACAACATCGACTTGCAACTGCTACCAATTTTGCGGGATACCCTTAAAGTATCTTACCGGGCTGACTTTTGCGTAGGTTACTTTAACCTCAGAGGTTGGCGCAAGCTTGATGATTTAATCGAACAGTATGTGGGTGGAGAAACTTCTTGTTGTCGGTTGTTGGTAGGGATGCAGGGTTTACCCAGCGATGAAGTGCATACAGCATTTACGTTGGGTACTGGGGAGGGCAGGCTTGATAATAGCACTATTATTCGTCTCAAAAAAAAGATAGCGGCGGAGTTTCGCCAACAGCTTACCATCGGTGCGCCAACAGATGATCATGAAATGGGGTTACGTCGTTTAAGCCGTCAATTAAAAACAAAGAAATTAGTTATTAAATTATTTTTAGCGCATCCCCTCCATGCTAAGTTATACCTGGTTCATCGTAACGACCCCAATAGTCCGATAGTTGGATTTTTAGGTAGTAGTAATTTGACTTTGGCGGGTTTGAGAAAACAAGGGGAATTAAATGTTGATATTTTAGACCATGATGCAACGAATAAACTGCAAAAGTGGTTTGAAGACCGTTGGAAAGATTACGGCTGTATCGATATTTCTAAAGAGCTTGCAGAAATAATTGATAATAGTTGGGCAAGGGAAGAATTAATTCCCCCGTATCATATTTACTTGAAGATTGCTTATCATTTATCCCATGAAGCAATCGCCGGAATTTCCGAATTCCGAATTCCCCGTGAATTTAATAATTTGTTTGATTTCCAAAAAGCCGCCGTACAGCTAGCAGCGCGTCATGTAACTCGCCGTGGTGGGGTAATTGTCGGCGATGTTGTGGGGCTTGGTAAAACATTAGTTGGAACAGCTTTAGCAAAAATATTACAAGAAGATTGTTTTTTGGAAACCTTAATTATTTGTCCAAAAAACTTAACTTCGATGTGGCAAGAATATGTGGATACTTATCGGCTTTATGCTAAGGTGATGCCCATTAGTAAAGTCCAAAATTTATTACCAGAATTACGTCGTTATCGGGTTGTATTAATAGATGAAAGTCATAATTTACGCAATCGAGAAGGTAAAAGATATCGGGCAATCGCTGAATATATTACAGCCAATGAAAGCAAATGTATTTTACTTTCGGCAACACCATATAATAAAACTTATCTTGACCTTTCTTCTCAATTAAGATTATTTGTTCCTGAAGACCAAGATTTAGGTTTTAGACCAGAAACTTTAATCAATGAATTGGGTGGCGGTTCGTTAGGCGAATTGCAATTTATTAGAAAGTATCAATGTTCTGTTAAGTCTCTTGCTGCTTTTGAAAAAAGCGAACATTCCGACGATTGGCGAGAATTGATGAAACGCTATATGGTGCGGCGGACTCGTTCGTTTATTAAAGATAATTATGCCAAATCAGACCCAAATTCTTCTTCCCTGAGTCAGGATAAACAAAAAGTGACACGTAAATACTTAGAGTTTACCGATGGTAGACGTTCTTATTTTCCTGATCGTTTACCACGCACTATTAAATTCACTTTAGATAGTTCTAATGACTCCTATTCTAGTCTTTATTCAGAAGCAGTAATTCAAGTAATTAATCAATTAAATTTACCCCGTTATGGATTGGGTAATTATGTACTTGCAAAATCTAAACAGCCACCAACAGATGCAGAACAGCGCCAAATTAGTGGCTTATTTCGCGGGGGACGAAGGTTGATGGGTTTTTCTCGCACTAATTTATTTAAACGCTTAGAAAGTAGTGGTTCTGCTTTTATTCAATCAATTGAACGTCACATTTTACGGAATTTTATTTATTTATATGCTTTAGAAAACGAGCTTGATATCCCTATTGGTACTCAAGATGCAGAATTATTAGATACGAGGAATAATGATGAGGATGCTGATTCTGTTATAGCAAGTTTATTTGATATAGAAATAGAAGAAGATGACCTCACCTCCTTACCCCATTCTCCACAAGCAGAGAAGGGAGGAAAAGTCGGAGAAGAAATTTTCACCCCCCCAGCAGGGATGGGGTCAGCAGAAAAAGTTTTTAGACAACGAGCAGAGTCAATTTATCAGGAATATACTACCCGATATCAACGTCGTTTTAAGTGGTTGCGTTCGTCATTATTTGATATTAAAAAACTAAAAAAAGATTTATTAGCCGATGCAAAAGCACTAATTAATATATTACAAAATATTGGTAAATGGAATTCTCAAGCAGATGAAAAATTGATAGCCCTAATAAATCTACTAACAAAAACTCATCCTAATGAAAAGGTTTTAATTTTTACACAATTTGCAGATTCGGTACGCTACATAACAGATAACTTACAGGCAAAAAATATTACAAAAGTAGCAGGAGTAACGGGGCAATCACAATATCCTACGGAACTGACGGGAAAATTTAGTCCTGTGAGTAATAATCAGCGACATAGGGTATTGTCAACAGATGAATTACGTATATTAATCGCCACAGATATTTTAAGTGAAGGTCATAATTTACAAGATTGTGCAATTATCGTCAATTGGGATTTACCTTGGGCAATTATTCGATTAATTCAAAGGGCTGGACGGGTTGATCGAATTGGACAAAATGCTCAAGAAATTCTCTGTTATTCTTTTCTTCCTGCTGAAGGTGTGGAACGGATTATTAATTTGCGGGGAAGACTCAAGCAAAGATTACAAGAAAATGCCGAGGTTGTGGGAACTGATGAGGCATTTTTTGAGGATGATGATGCACAAGTAATTTGGGATTTATATAATGAAAAATCGGGTATTTTAGATGGAGATGAAGATGCAGAAGTTGACTTAACATCGGAAGCATTTCAAATTTGGAAAAAAGCAACTGATAATAATCCTGGGCTTAAAAAAACCATTGAAGAGATGCCCAATGTGGTTTATTCTACTCGTGAACATATACCTCGAATAGTGCAACCAGAGGGAGTATTAATGTATATGAAAACCACTGAAGGGAATGATTCTTTAATTTATGTTGATCGCAATGGCAATAGTGTTACCCAATCTCAAATAGCTGTGTTAAAAATGGCATCTTGTGATGAATATACACTAGCAATAGCTAAAGATAAACAGCATCACAATTTAGTTAAAAAAGGTGCGGAATTACTGGCTGAGGAAGAAAAAAATATGGGTGGTCAATTGGGTAGACCATCGGGTGCGAGATTCCGTAGTTACGAACGATTGAAAAGTTATGCACAGGAGATGAAGGGTACTTTATTTGTAAATGAGGAACTATTAAAAGCGATTGATGAGATTTATCGTTACCCATTAAGGCAGTCTGCGCTCGATACTTTAAATCGGCAATTAAGAAGTGGTATTAGTAGTCAGCAATTAGCAGAATTAGTAGTTGCTTTGCGGATGGATGATCGCTTGTGTATTGTCAGCGAAGAAATTGAGAAACGGGAACCTCAAATCATTTGTTCTTTAGGATTGTTTGAGAAATAA